GCGACCGATGCAGGGTTGAAAGAGCGGATTGCGAAGCACGCGACCCCGCTTGATGCACGGGCGCAGTTCGGGAACGTCAAGCGGGCGTTCCGGATGGCGGAGTTCCTCGAAGACACTTCGTTCGTGGATGCGACGTGGGAGTCCTTCGAGGAGATGCTCGAACGCGCCCACGAGTACGCACCGCAACAAAACCAGACGAGCGCGACGGATCTCGACGGCGGTGTCCGCGTAGACCATCTGCAGGCGATCAAAAACGAGTCGTTCCGTGCGGTGTTTCTCGTGAACCTCGTCGATAGCGAGTACCCGGGTGACCCGTTCCTGACGCGGTTGTTCCCGACCGAGCGGGTCGCGTCGATGTCGGACTACCCTGGTGTTACGGACCTCGACGAGCCGGACGTGGACGCGACGTTCTCGACGACGTCTACAGCGTCGAGTCGGCCGTTCGCGCGGTATCACACGGAACACGCGCGGCGACGCCTCGCAGTTGGGGCTGGCGCTACGGACGAGCACCTGTACTGTTGTCTGTACGAGTACGAGGACACCGCACTGGAAGAGCGTGCGCAGGCGTCGCGGTTCCTCACGGCAGCCTACGACGACCTGCCGTGGGTCACCGACGCCGACGACCCGCAGATCACAAGCGAGCAATCGGCGGAGGATTTCCTGTTGTCGCGGGTCGACGACGCGCTCGCGGAGGTGCGTCGCGCAAACAGCCAAGACGTGACGGTGTCGCTCGACGAGGTGGAAGCGGAGCTCGGCGAGATCCAGGACCTGCTCGACAAGAGCGGGGCGCGTGGTGAGGAGCTTCGGAAGGCACTCCGTGCGCGGGTCGAGTTTGCAAATGGGGAGGTCAGACGATGAGTAACGTCTCTCTGTCCCCGTCACGGTTAGCGACGTACGCGACGTGTCCGCGCCAGTACGACTACAGTTACGTACAGGATGTCATCACGCCGGATCGTACCGAACTGTATCTCAACCAAGGGACGATTTACCACGAGACGATCGAGGAAGTGTGTGACGAGACCGACCCAGTTGATTCTTCTGAGGCAATCCACGAGCGCGCGATGGACATCTTCGACGCGAAGTGGGCCGAACACAGCACACCGGCGGATTACGAATCGGAGGCGCACCAAGAGTATCAGCGCGTGGAGAACCGTGCTGGAGTCGAGGCGTTTTTCGATCCCGACGGCGGCGACGGCATCGACCATGCACGTCAGTCGATTGCCACCGAGTGCTGGGTAGAGTGCGAACGCGATGGTCGTGCACTCCACGGGAAAGCAGATAACGTCCTTCGGACGGAGGACGGGCTTCACGTCATCGACTACAAACGGAACACGCGTGGCGTGCTTTCGTCCGGTACGGCAGACTATCTCGG
This window of the Haloplanus rubicundus genome carries:
- a CDS encoding RecB family exonuclease, whose protein sequence is MSNVSLSPSRLATYATCPRQYDYSYVQDVITPDRTELYLNQGTIYHETIEEVCDETDPVDSSEAIHERAMDIFDAKWAEHSTPADYESEAHQEYQRVENRAGVEAFFDPDGGDGIDHARQSIATECWVECERDGRALHGKADNVLRTEDGLHVIDYKRNTRGVLSSGTADYLGEHLDGGAHEPKRVRNAFQTAVYIEGVKNEPFYEDGMEVQFSFYGLLNRTSFESTPTGYEVSARGYPRETTEIYEEYHDTIWELIRAAHDGITGEAYEPEPFDLINEEACPDCDYREMCADRLATEVRR